One genomic region from Cryptococcus gattii WM276 chromosome C, complete sequence encodes:
- a CDS encoding D-lactate dehydrogenase (cytochrome) oxidoreductase protein, putative (Similar to TIGR gene model, INSD accession AAW42546.1) produces MSAARSLNALRRPLQRSFRPLSVPRRFNSTVPPCRPPPPPAGISSAWYALSLALFCGAGYLIGNVNLLPPSTALQESSVAIAHQKAHQPSYGSHKDYVAAIHDLKASWEKKGKSDKVSTDDADLETHGVSDWSYHPAKKPTVVVWVDTTEEVQEVVKIANKYKVPITPFSGGTSLEGHFSSPYGGISIDVSAMDKVLNVSELDGEARVQAGVKWEDLNAYLKDKGVPLFFPLDPGPGATIGGMAGTGCSGTNAVRYGTAKAEWFLNLTVVLPTGEIIKTRSHARKSAAGWDATKLFIGAEGTLGIVTEATLRLAPLLPTKCAVVTFDGVEEAVRAATEVVNAGYPVQCVEYLDARTMDAINKGGLAGRQYKPVDSLFFKFQGSDHSMAEVAQGVKALVSKHGGKNFEFSSSDAEADALWQGRKTALWSVLGLLENSRVWTTDVCVPISKLPTLVQETSEDFEKRGLVACHFGHVGDGNVHSLALFRDEAELHRVEVAVHEMVERAIRLGGTCSGEHGVGLGKIDYLPLELGDGTVNLMETVKRTIDPFNLMNPGKVYPNIKPKHQ; encoded by the exons ATGTCAGCAGCGCGCTCACTCAATGCCCTCAGACGTCCCCTTCAGCGCTCTTTCCGGCCCCTCTCCGTCCCTCGGCGCTTCAACTCAACCGTTCCCCCTTGTCGCCCTCCGCCGCCCCCGGCCGGCATTTCCTCTGCCTGGTACGCCCTCTCTCTCGCGCTTTTCTGCGGAGCAGGGTACCTTATAGGTAATGTTAACTTGCTTCCTCCTTCTACAGCACTCCAAGAGTCTTCTGTTGCTATCGCGCATCAAAAGGCACACCAGCCTTCATACGGTTCCCACAAGGACTACGTAGCTGCCATCCACGACCTCAAAGCCAGttgggagaagaagggtaaAAGTGATAAGGTCAGCACTGATGATGCCGATCTTGAGACGCACGGCGTTAGCGACTGGTCTTACCATCCTGCCAAGAAACCGACCGTAGTTGTTTGGGTTGATACTACCGAAGAGGTCCAAGAAGTTGTCAAAATCGCCAACAAGTACAAGGTCCCCATCACTCCCTTCTCCGGTGGCACTTCTCTTGAAGGCCACTTTAGCAGTCCTTATGGCGGTATCTCTATAGACGTTTCTGCAATGGACAAGGTCCTCAACGTTTCGGAGCTTGACGGTGAAGCCCGAGTCCAAGCCGGTGTGAAATGGGAAGACCTTAACGCGTACCTGAAAGATAAGGGCGTCCCATTGTTTTTCCCTCTCGACCCTGGGCCTGGAGCTACTATTGGTGGTATGGCCGGTACGGGGTGTAGTGGTACTAATGCTGTTCGATACGGTACCGCCAAAGCTGAATGGTTCTTGAATCTCACCGTCGTCCTCCCCACGGGAGAAATCATTAAAACCCGCTCCCACGCGCGTAAATCCGCCGCTGGCTGGGACGCTACAAAACTCTTCATCGGTGCTGAGGGTACACTGGGTATCGTCACTGAAGCCACACTCCGTCTCGCGCCTCTTCTCCCTACCAAATGTGCAGTCGTCACTTTTGACGGCGTAGAAGAAGCTGTCCGAGCTGCGACAGAGGTTGTGAATGCTGGGTACCCCGTTCAGTGTGTAGAGTATTTGGACGCGAGAACAATGGACGCGATCAATAAGGGAGGATTGGCGGGAAGACAGTACAAGCCTGTCGACTCTTTATTCTTCAAGTTCCAGGG ATCGGACCACTCTATGGCTGAAGTCGCCCAAGGAGTCAAAGCTCTCGTCTCCAAGCACGGCGGGAAGAACTTCGAGTTTTCATCGTCCGACGCCGAAGCTGACGCCCTCTGGCAAGGGCGAAAAACAGCACTGTGGAGCGTTTTAGGGTTGCTGGAAAACTCAAGGGTTTGGACGACTGATGTTTG TGTGCCGATCTCTAAGTTACCGACGCTTGTACAAGAGACTTCTGAAGACTTTGAGAAACGCGGTCTCGTCGCATGCCACTTTGG TCACGTAGGCGACGGCAACGTCCATTCCCTTGCCCTTTTCCGAGACGAAGCTGAACTCCACCGAGTGGAGGTCGCAGTCCACGAAATGGTCGAGCGCGCTATCCGTCTCGGTGGAACATGTTCTGGCGAACATGGTGTCGGGTTGGGTAAGATTGATTATCTGCCGTTGGAGTTGGGGGATGGTACTGTTAATTTGATGGAGACTGTAAAGAGGACTA TCGACCCGTTCAATTTGATGAACCCCGGGAAAGTCTACCCCAACATCAAGCCCAAGCACCAAtag
- a CDS encoding Structural constituent of ribosome, putative (Similar to TIGR gene model, INSD accession AAW42520.1): MGAYKYLQELYTKKQSDVLQFVSRVRCWEYRQLAVIHRASRPSRPDKARRLGYKAKQGYLIYRVRVRRGNRKKQAPKGATYGKPVRQGVNHLKSPRGLKATAEERVARRCGNLRVLNSYWVNQDGVYKYYEVILVDPSHKAIRRDARINWIANPVHKHREMRGLTAEGKKNRGLGKGSKHNHQPQKATWKKHNTLSLRRYR; the protein is encoded by the exons ATGGGTGCCTACAAGTATCTCCAGGAGCTCTACACCAAGAAGCAGTCCGACGTGCTTCAGTTTGTCTCCCGTGTCCGATGCTGGGAATACCGACAGCTTGCTGTTATCCACCGAGCTTCTCGACCTTCTCGTCCCGACAAGGCTAGGCGACTCGGATACAAGGCCAAGCAGGGCTACCTCATCTACCGTGTTAGGGTCAGGAGGGGTAACAGGAAGAAGCAGGCTCCCAAGGGTGCTACCTACGGTAAGCCCGTCAGGCAGGGTGTCAACCACCTCAAGTCTCCTAGAGGTTTGAAGGCTACCGCCGAGGAGAGGGTTGCCAGGAGATGTGGTAACTTGCGAGT TCTCAACTCTTACTGGGTCAACCAGGACGGTGTCTACAAGTACTACGAGGTCATCCTTGTCGA CCCCTCTCACAAGGCCATCCGACGAGACGCCCGTATCAACTGGATCGCCAACCCCGTCCACAAGCACCGAGAGATGCGTGGCCTTACCGCCGAGGGCAAGAAGAACCGTGGTTTGGGCAAGGGCTCCAAGCACAACCACCAGCCTCAGAAGGCCACCTGGAAGAAGCACAACAC TCTTTCTCTCCGACGATACCGTTAA